The DNA segment GGCATCGTCCGCGCTGCCATCGGAAAGTGTCGCCACCGCATCGATCGACTGACCCAGGATGTTGGTCCAGCGCGCCTGATAGCCGCGCGTGAGGCCGACGAAGAAGCGGCCGTTGGTCATGTGGTCGAGGATGGCGGTTTCTTCGGCGACCCGGATCGGATCGCGCGTTGCCATCACGTAACCCAGCGCGCCCAGGTAGGCGCGCTTCACGGCGCCTGCCCACCAGGCGTTGAGCACGCCGGGATTGGGCCCGAGCTCGTAACCTTCGGAGTGGAGATGGTGCTCGATCGTGCTGATGCCCCAGACGCCCATCGCGTCGATCTCTCTAACCAGTTCGAGCGATTCATGGAGCACGCGGTGGTAAACTTCGCTATTGCGTCCGAGCGGACGCTTGCGTTCGCGATCCGCGCGATCTTCGGCAGGAAGCACCGGGTAAAGCTGGACGATAACCTTTGGAGTCGCCATGTCGTTACTCCTCCGCGTCGCCAGATTAACTATTGGCTGTGGCGCGGATAACAACACATTCCAATCCCGCTTTCAATCGCTATTTTTCGCCGCACACGCGGCGCGCCGGGGCGCCGCATTACCCGGTCCGGCCCGCCGTTGTGCTATCCTGCGCCGCTGGCGCAGTGCAGCCACGCTCGACGGAAGAGGGCTTATGAAAATCGAAATCGCCCGCGTTGAAAGCGCCTTTGGCGGGATGTCGTTCGGCACCGTCGGAGCCTACGAAAAGGTCATCGGCCGCGCATTCGGCGAAGTCGATCCGTCGCATCCACTCAACGCCGTAATCGCCAATCTCGACAAGGCGCCCCGCAACGCCGCCGGCCTGGTCGAATATTGGATGGATTTCTGCCTTCTGAAGCCGACCGATCTGCGCAAAGGTAATCGGTATCTTCTGTACGACGCGCTCAATCGCGGCGACAAGCTCGCCCTGGTCGACCTGAACGACGCGTCCAAGGGCCTGGGATCGAACGAACTTGCGACCGCCGAAGACGCCGGCAACGGCTTCCTGATGCGCCGGGGCTATTCGATCCTGTTCGGCGCATGGCAGGGCGACGTCGCGCCTGAAGAGGGACATATGCTCGCCGGCTTTCCGGTCGCAACCGGGGCCGGAAAGCCTATCGTCGGCGAATCGAGAGAGGAATTCGTCTTCGGCCAGGATTCGGGAAGAGTGGTCGCGCCGCTGACCTACCCCGCCAATACGCTGGAGCAGAGCGAGGCGACACTTACGGTCCGCCAACGCCAGAAGGATCGGCGGACACCGGTCCCGCCGGATCGATGGCGCTTTCTCTCTCCCACCAGGCTCGAAATCATCCTCGCCGACGGTTTCGACGGCGGTGCAATATACGAGTTCATCTACCAGGCGCGCGATCCGATCGTGATGGGTCTCGGATTCGCCGCGGTCCGCGACCTGGTGGAATTCATGCGCCATGCGGCAACAGACGATAGCGGCCGGCCCAATCCGCTGAGCCTCGGTCGAGGCGGCCCGATCGTCGATGACGTCATCGCCTACGGAAGATCGCAGCCGGGCCGCTTCCTGCGCGAGTTCGTGCACCTGGGATTCAACCAGACGCCGTCAGGCCGAAGGGTTTTCGACGGAATTTATGCGAGCCTCGCGGGTTCCCGCAGAATTTTCTTGAACCATCCCTTCTCCCAGCCGGGGCGGTTCAATCGCGAGCACGAGGACCATCTTTATCCCGGCGATCAGTTTCCGTTTACCTACGCAACTCGCACCGATTCGATAAGCGGGAAGACCGGCGGCATCATGGAGCGTTGCCTTGCTTCCGGCACCTGCCCCAAGATGATGCACGCCGATACCAGCACCGAATTCTGGCAGGGGCGATGTTCCCTGGTCGTAACCGACGAGCACGGCCAGGACATTGCGCTGCCCGAGCAGGTCCGCGTGTACGCCTTCGCCGGAACGCAGCATGCGGGCCCTGCGATGCTCCGGCACAGCGGGGTCTTCTTCCAGAACCACACGTATCCACTGAATCGTCTCGACTACGGGCCTTTGAACCGGGCATTGCTGGTAGCGCTGCAGCAATGGGTCAGCGCGGGGACACTACCGCCGGAGAGCCGGTTTCCGCGCGCCGGCGATGGAACTCTCGTGCCTCCCTCGCCAGGATCGGGTCTCGCCTTTCCCGACATTCCGGGCGTTCGCTACACGGGGCTCTTCAACGAACTGTGCGTGATGGATTACAGCTCGGAGCCGCCCCGGGCGATCCCCGGCCGCGAATACCCGGTCCTGGTCCCCAAGGTTGACGAGGACGGCAACGAGATCGCCGGCATACGCCTGCCCGACATCACGGTGCCTCTGGGCACGCGGACGGGATGGAACATCCGGTGCGCCGGATGCGCGGAGGGCGCATTGATGGTGGTGGGCTCGTTCATCCCATTCGTGGCTACAGTGAAGGAGCGTCGTGAAACGGGCGACCCGCGACCCTCTCTCGAAGAGCGATACCCGAGCCACGAGCACTACGTTGACGCGGTCGCGCGCGCCGCGGCCGTGCTTCAAAAGGAGCGGCTGCTGCTAGAGGAAGACGTCGAGCGCTACGTCGCCGCGGCCAAGACTTCGACGGTCGGCCGCTAGCGGCCCGGACCCAACGCGCTTTTCCGCGTCGAGTACCGGCTGCAGTTGCATTCTATCTTCCGACGAAACGCCCGGGGCGCCGCTCGGCGACCGCCTTGATGCCTTCGCGATGATCCTCGGTGCGCATCAACCAGTCCTGCTCGATGAACTCGAGGTCGGTCTGCGCCTGCACGGCTTCGGCCAGTCCCCGGCGCACGGTGGCGCGGGTCGAATTGATGGCCAACGGTGCATTCTCGGCAATTTCGGCCGCGAGCTTCGTCGCCGTCTCGCGTAGGCGGTCTGCTTCGACCAGAACGTCGGCGAGTCCCCACGCGTAGGCTTCTTCGCCGTTGATACGCCGACCCGTGAGGAACAGCAGATTCGCCTTCTGGACGCCGATCAGACGCGGCAACGTGTAGGTGAGTCCGAAACCCGGATGGAAGCCGATTTTGACGAAGTTGGCAGCAAAGCGCGCCTCGGGACAAACGACGCGGAAATCCGGCACCAGCGCGAGTCCGAGGCCGCCGCCGATTGCCGGTCCCTGGATCGCGCCGATGATCGGCTTCCTGGAGCCGAAGAGCCGCACCGCCTCGGAATAGAGCGGATTGCGCTTCTCCGTGCCGGCCTCGACGCCGGTCGCCGCCCGGTTAGCGAAATTGGCGCCGGCACAGAATGACTTGCCCTCGGCGCAGAGCACGGAGGCGCGGCAGGCCGCATCTTCGTCCAGCGCGCCGAACGCGTTGGCCAGGTCGCGGATGAGCTGGACGTCGAAATAATTGTGCGGCGGCCGATGAATCTCGACCGTGCCTACGTAGTCCTTCACCGCGACCGATACGTCGCCATATCTGGCTTCCGTCATCTGGCTTCTCCCATTTTTTTGAACCGCGCTTGCTATCCGCTTTTCAAAGCGCCCAGCGCTATCTGTTTTCAAAGCGCGGCTTACAGGATGGCGAAGTTGCGGCTTTGGCTCAAGGCAATTCCGCTTGCCAAAGAGCTCTCGCCGCGCGCAATAATTCCTGACCAGACGGGAGGAGTCTATGGATTTCGCAATCACCGAAGAGCATCGCATGATGGTCGAAAGCGTGCGCCAGTTCCGCGAAAAGGAGCTGATGCCGCTCGAGAAAGAATTCCTGCTCAAGGGCAAACTCGACATCAAGGTCCGTCACAACCTCGAACGCCGGGGGCGCGAGGCCGGCTTCTGGGCGCTCGAAGTGCCGGCCGAATACGGCGGCAACGACGTCGGCCAACTCGCGATGTGCATGATCAACGAAGAGCTGTTCAAGCATCCCGCGATGTTCGAGTTCGGCGGAAGCCCGGAGCCGGCGCTCTATCTCTGCAATGACGAGCAAAAGAAACGCTTCTTCTATCCGATCATCAACGGCGAGAAGCATAGCTGCTACGCCTTCACCGAGCCCGACGCGGGCTCGGACTTCGCGCGAATCCGCACCACCGCCGTGCGCGACGGCGACCGATGGATCGTGAACGGCACCAAGACGTTTATCTCCTACGTCGAGGGCGCCGACTTCGTGATCCTGTTCACTACGAGCAACCCCAAGCTGGGTTCGCGGGGCATCACCTGCTTCCTGGTCGAGATGGACACGCCGGGCTTTAAGGTCGCGCGCGAGATTCCCACCATGGGCGACAACTGGGACCCCCACGAGCTGCAGTTCACCGATTGCGTCGTGGCGGACGCGAACCGCCTGGGCGAGGCCGACGGCGGCTTCGCGGTCGCCGACTATCAGCTCACCCACGGGCGGCTCAAGATCGGTGCGTTCCAGCTCGGAATCGCGGCACGCTCGATCGAGATGGCAGTCGAATGGGCCAAGCAGCGCACCACCTGGGGCAAGCCCATCGCGAGCCGCCAGGCGATCCAGTGGATGCTCGCCGACTCGGAGGTCGAGCTGGAAGCGGCGCGGCTGCTGGTCTATCGGGCGGGCTGGATGGCCGACGCGAAGCAGAAAATCCGCAACGAGGCGTTCATCGCCAAGCTCTACGCGACCGAGATGGCGCAGCGCGTCACCGATCGCTGCATCCAGATTTTCGGCGGCCTCGGCTACACCCGCGAGCTGCCGATCCAGAGCTTCTTCCGCCAGGTGCGCGTCTGGCGAATCGGCCACGGCACCGCCGAGATCCATCGCTGGATGATCGCGCGCAACATGCTCGGCCAATCGTCACGCGACTAAGCTGCGGTCTGGCGCGACTGAACGGAGATCTGCACGCAAAGCTGAACGGAGAACCGGCTCATGAGCGTCTCGATTCCCGCGCTGTTCGAAGAACTCAAACCCTACGTCGGGCGAAGCGAACGCACCGACCTCGGAATCATGCGCAAGGAGGCCTTCCAGCGCTTCGCCGTCGCCGCCGACAATCTAAACCCGATCTTCTTCGAGGCCGAGGCCGCGCGTGCCGCCGGCTATCCCGAGACGGTCGCGCCTCCGCTCTTTCTGAGCGCGGTCCGCAACTGGCAGACGGGTCCGCCGCAGGATTCGCTCCGCCCCGACGGCACCACCAGCCACGAATTCGCGTTTCTGCCGCTTGAGGGAATGCGCATCATGGGCGGCGGCCAGAACCTGGAGTTCCATGCGCCGGTGACCGACGGCATGCGGGTCACGATGGAATTGCGGCTCGACGGCGTCGAGCTCAAGCAGGGACGCTCGGGCGATCTGCTGCTGATCAAGGTAATCCAGATTTATCGCGACGCCGGCGAGCGCCCGCTCGTGACCTGCCGCGAAACCTTCATCGCGCGCTGACCAGAGAGAAGCCGACTATGCATGGCCATCAACTTTACTTCGAGGACATAAAAACCGGCGCGGCGCTGACGCCGCTGGTCAAACGGCCGACCACCATCCAGCTCTTCCGCTTCAGCGCCGTCACCTGGAACGCGCATCGTATTCATTTCGATAAGCCTTACGCGGCCACCGAAGGCTATCCCGACGTGCTGGTACAGGCCCATCTGCACGGCAGCTTTCTCTACCAGGCGGTGGCGGACTGGGCCGGGCCACGTGCGCGCGTCCTCAGGTTTCGATGGCAGAATCGCGGAATCGCGATTCCGGGCGACGTGCTGACCTGCTCCGGCACGGTGGCCAAGGCGGATAACGGCGCGGTCGAATGCGAGCTCGAAGAGCGTAATCAACAGGGAGAGCTGTGCGCTTCCGGATGGGCGCGCGTCGAGCTGCCCCGCCGCAGCTAAGGCGGCATCGGAACGACGGCCGTCGCATTCGAGCCACTCCGCATTGAGCGAGGCGCCAGCCGCGACATCGGAGCGGCGTCCATGAGATCACTGAAAAAAGAAAGGGCCGAAGGTTTATGCCCTCGGCCCCTTTGCTGTCGATGAGGGGATTGCGGCCTAGTTGACCGTCCAGGTATCGCCCTGGCGCAGCAGCTTTTGCGGATCGCCGGCGCCCATCCTGGCCTTCGCCTCTTCGAGCTGCTTGTTCATCGCCGCGTCGTAGGTCGGGCGCGGCGCGCAGTAGAAGACGCCGATCGGCGTGGGCATCGGCGGCTCGAAGTTTCCCAGCATGAAGGCGAGCGAAAGATTCGTCTCGTCGTGCACCACGATGTCGCTTTCGCTCACGCCGTTGCCGAGCTGAACCACCTCGGGACGCATCCCGTTCATCCGGATACCGCGGTCGCGGTTCTTGCCGAAGATGAGCGGCTTGCCGTGCTCGAGCACGAGCTGGTGGTCGGCTTTAATCGTCTTGTCGCTCACTTCCTTGAAGGCGTCGTCGTTGAAGATATTGCAGTTCTGGAGGATCTCGATAAATGACGCGCCGCGATTGGCGTGGCCGCGCTTGAGTACTTCGCCGAGATGCTTCTGCTCGACGTCGACCGTGCGCGCGACGAAGGCCGCGTGCGCGCCGAGCGCGACCGTGATCGGATTGAACGGGAAATCGACCGAACCGACGGGCGTGGACTTGGTGACCTTGCCTACTTCCGAGGTCGGCGAATACTGGCCCTTGGTGAGGCCATAGATTCGGTTGTTGAAGAGCAGGATCTTCAGGTCGACGTTGCGGCGCAGCACGTGAATCAGATGGTTGCCGCCGATTGAGAGTCCGTCGCCGTCGCCCGTTACGACCCATACGTCAAGTTCGGGCCGCGTGACCTTAAGCCCGGTCGCGACCGCCGGTGCGCGGCCGTGAATCGTATGGAAGCCGTAGGTGTTCATGTAGTACGGAAACCGGCTCGAGCAGCCGATGCCCGAGATGAAGACCGTGTTTTCGCGCGGCACGCCCAGCTCCGGCATGATCTTCTGGACCTGGGCGAGGATCGCGTAATCGCCGCATCCCGGACACCAGCGCACTTCCTGGTCCGAGATGAAATCCTTGCGGGTTAAAGCGGTAGCCATTTGTTTTCAGCCCTCCAGCGCGCGCAGGATACGGTTGGTCAGCTCGCTGACCTTGAACGGACGCCCCTGGATCTTGTTGCAGCCGACGGCGTCCACCAGGTAGTCCGCGCGCACCATCTTGAGGAGTTGTCCCATGTTCATCTCGGCGACCATCACCTTGCGGAACGTCTTTAGCTTGTCGCCGAGGTCGCTCGGCAGCGGATTCAGATAGCGCAGGTGGATGTGCGAGACGTTCTTGCCCTTGGCGCGCAATTGCTTGACCGCCTCGCGAATCGGCCCGAAGGTCGAACCCCATCCGAGCACCACCAGCTCGCCGCCATTGCCCTCGCCGAAGATCTCGATCGGCGCAATCTCGCGCGCGATGCCCGCAATCTTGCGCGCCCGCTGCCGCACCATCAGCTCGTTGTTGGCCGGCGAGTAGCTGATATTGCCGGTCTGGTCCTCGGTCGAAAGGCCGCCTAGCCGATGCTCCAGGCCGGGCGTGCCGGGCACCGCCCACGGCCGCGCCATCGTCTCGGGGTCGCGGATGTAAGGCATATAGCCGGCCGGATCGGTGCGGAACTCGACTTTGATCTCGGGCAGCTTGTCGGCGTCGGGCACCAGCCATGGCTCGGCGCCGTTGGCGAGCTGGCCGTCGGTCAGCAGGATCACCGGGGTCATGTACTTGGTCGCGATACGCACGGCTTCGTAAGCGCAATCGAAACAGTCGGCCGGAGTCGCCGCCGCAATAATCGGAATCGGTGATTCGCCGTGCCGCCCGTACATCGCCATCAGCAGGTCCGCCTGCTCCGGCTTGGTCGGCATCCCGGTCGAGGGGCCGGCGCGCTGGATATCCGTGATAACTATCGGCAGTTCGGTCTTGACCGCGAGGCCCACCGCCTCGGCCTTGAGGTTCATGCCGGGGCCGGAAGTCGTGGTTATCGCGATCGCACCGCCGAACGCAGCGCCGATCGCCGAAGCCACGCCCGCGATCTCGTCCTCGGCCTGGAAGGTATAGACGGGAAAATTCTTGAAGCCGGCGAGATCGTGAAGCACATCGCTGGCGGGAGTAATCGGATACGAGCCCAGGAACAGGGGGCGCTTCGCGCGGCATGCCGCGACCACGAACCCGAGCGCCGTCGCGCTGTTGCCCGTGATGTTGCGGTAGAAGCCCTTGGCGATGCGCGCGGGATCGACGATATACGAGCTTGCGAACGCTTCGGTAGTCTCGCCGTAATTGTAGCCCGCCTTGAGCGCCTTTACGTTGGCGGCGAGCACGTCGGGCAACTTGCGGAAACGTCCGGCCAGCCAGTTCTCCGTGCTCGCGATGGGCCGCTGATAGAGCCACGACACCAGGCCGAGCACGAACAGGTTGCGGCAGCGCATCACGGCGCGGTTGTTGAGCCCCGAATCGCGAAGCGCCAGCGTCGTCATCCTGGTAACGTCAACCTGGAAGACCTGGTACTTGTCGAGCGAATGATCGGTGAGTGGATTGGAGGTGAAGCCGGCGCGCTTGAGGTTGGACTCGCTGAAAGCCGCAACGTCGGCGATAATCACGCCGTTAGGCGGCACGTCGTCGAGGTTGGCTTTGAGCGCCGCCGGATTCATCGCCACCAGCACGTCGGGTTCATCGCCGGCGGTGAAGATTTCGCTGCTGGAAAAATTTACCTGGAAACCGCTGACCCCGGCGAGCGTTCCGGCAGGAGCGCGTATCTCGGCGGGAAAATCGGGCAGGGTCGCTATATCGTTGCCGGCCAGCGCCGATTCAGTCGTGAACTGCATTCCGGCGAGCTGCATCCCGTCGCCCGAGTCGCCCGCGAACCGGATGACGACGTGTTCGACCTTTTCGCGCCGCTTGTGTCCCGCACCCCCACCGGCCAGACCGTGGGATTCCGCGGTTTGTCCGGCTGCCTCAGGTGGTAGAGCCATTTTCTTTCAAACTCCTTGCGCTACGTGGGCGTGCCGCAAACGAGACCAAGCCTCGCGGGCCCGGCCACGGTGCTTATGCCACCCAAAACTATAGCTAATACTA comes from the Candidatus Binataceae bacterium genome and includes:
- a CDS encoding 2-oxoacid:ferredoxin oxidoreductase subunit beta, which gives rise to MATALTRKDFISDQEVRWCPGCGDYAILAQVQKIMPELGVPRENTVFISGIGCSSRFPYYMNTYGFHTIHGRAPAVATGLKVTRPELDVWVVTGDGDGLSIGGNHLIHVLRRNVDLKILLFNNRIYGLTKGQYSPTSEVGKVTKSTPVGSVDFPFNPITVALGAHAAFVARTVDVEQKHLGEVLKRGHANRGASFIEILQNCNIFNDDAFKEVSDKTIKADHQLVLEHGKPLIFGKNRDRGIRMNGMRPEVVQLGNGVSESDIVVHDETNLSLAFMLGNFEPPMPTPIGVFYCAPRPTYDAAMNKQLEEAKARMGAGDPQKLLRQGDTWTVN
- a CDS encoding enoyl-CoA hydratase/isomerase family protein translates to MTEARYGDVSVAVKDYVGTVEIHRPPHNYFDVQLIRDLANAFGALDEDAACRASVLCAEGKSFCAGANFANRAATGVEAGTEKRNPLYSEAVRLFGSRKPIIGAIQGPAIGGGLGLALVPDFRVVCPEARFAANFVKIGFHPGFGLTYTLPRLIGVQKANLLFLTGRRINGEEAYAWGLADVLVEADRLRETATKLAAEIAENAPLAINSTRATVRRGLAEAVQAQTDLEFIEQDWLMRTEDHREGIKAVAERRPGRFVGR
- a CDS encoding MaoC family dehydratase N-terminal domain-containing protein is translated as MSVSIPALFEELKPYVGRSERTDLGIMRKEAFQRFAVAADNLNPIFFEAEAARAAGYPETVAPPLFLSAVRNWQTGPPQDSLRPDGTTSHEFAFLPLEGMRIMGGGQNLEFHAPVTDGMRVTMELRLDGVELKQGRSGDLLLIKVIQIYRDAGERPLVTCRETFIAR
- a CDS encoding 2-oxoacid:acceptor oxidoreductase subunit alpha, which translates into the protein MALPPEAAGQTAESHGLAGGGAGHKRREKVEHVVIRFAGDSGDGMQLAGMQFTTESALAGNDIATLPDFPAEIRAPAGTLAGVSGFQVNFSSSEIFTAGDEPDVLVAMNPAALKANLDDVPPNGVIIADVAAFSESNLKRAGFTSNPLTDHSLDKYQVFQVDVTRMTTLALRDSGLNNRAVMRCRNLFVLGLVSWLYQRPIASTENWLAGRFRKLPDVLAANVKALKAGYNYGETTEAFASSYIVDPARIAKGFYRNITGNSATALGFVVAACRAKRPLFLGSYPITPASDVLHDLAGFKNFPVYTFQAEDEIAGVASAIGAAFGGAIAITTTSGPGMNLKAEAVGLAVKTELPIVITDIQRAGPSTGMPTKPEQADLLMAMYGRHGESPIPIIAAATPADCFDCAYEAVRIATKYMTPVILLTDGQLANGAEPWLVPDADKLPEIKVEFRTDPAGYMPYIRDPETMARPWAVPGTPGLEHRLGGLSTEDQTGNISYSPANNELMVRQRARKIAGIAREIAPIEIFGEGNGGELVVLGWGSTFGPIREAVKQLRAKGKNVSHIHLRYLNPLPSDLGDKLKTFRKVMVAEMNMGQLLKMVRADYLVDAVGCNKIQGRPFKVSELTNRILRALEG
- a CDS encoding alpha/beta hydrolase domain-containing protein codes for the protein MKIEIARVESAFGGMSFGTVGAYEKVIGRAFGEVDPSHPLNAVIANLDKAPRNAAGLVEYWMDFCLLKPTDLRKGNRYLLYDALNRGDKLALVDLNDASKGLGSNELATAEDAGNGFLMRRGYSILFGAWQGDVAPEEGHMLAGFPVATGAGKPIVGESREEFVFGQDSGRVVAPLTYPANTLEQSEATLTVRQRQKDRRTPVPPDRWRFLSPTRLEIILADGFDGGAIYEFIYQARDPIVMGLGFAAVRDLVEFMRHAATDDSGRPNPLSLGRGGPIVDDVIAYGRSQPGRFLREFVHLGFNQTPSGRRVFDGIYASLAGSRRIFLNHPFSQPGRFNREHEDHLYPGDQFPFTYATRTDSISGKTGGIMERCLASGTCPKMMHADTSTEFWQGRCSLVVTDEHGQDIALPEQVRVYAFAGTQHAGPAMLRHSGVFFQNHTYPLNRLDYGPLNRALLVALQQWVSAGTLPPESRFPRAGDGTLVPPSPGSGLAFPDIPGVRYTGLFNELCVMDYSSEPPRAIPGREYPVLVPKVDEDGNEIAGIRLPDITVPLGTRTGWNIRCAGCAEGALMVVGSFIPFVATVKERRETGDPRPSLEERYPSHEHYVDAVARAAAVLQKERLLLEEDVERYVAAAKTSTVGR
- a CDS encoding acyl-CoA dehydrogenase family protein, which translates into the protein MDFAITEEHRMMVESVRQFREKELMPLEKEFLLKGKLDIKVRHNLERRGREAGFWALEVPAEYGGNDVGQLAMCMINEELFKHPAMFEFGGSPEPALYLCNDEQKKRFFYPIINGEKHSCYAFTEPDAGSDFARIRTTAVRDGDRWIVNGTKTFISYVEGADFVILFTTSNPKLGSRGITCFLVEMDTPGFKVAREIPTMGDNWDPHELQFTDCVVADANRLGEADGGFAVADYQLTHGRLKIGAFQLGIAARSIEMAVEWAKQRTTWGKPIASRQAIQWMLADSEVELEAARLLVYRAGWMADAKQKIRNEAFIAKLYATEMAQRVTDRCIQIFGGLGYTRELPIQSFFRQVRVWRIGHGTAEIHRWMIARNMLGQSSRD